In Pongo pygmaeus isolate AG05252 chromosome 13, NHGRI_mPonPyg2-v2.0_pri, whole genome shotgun sequence, one genomic interval encodes:
- the GADD45G gene encoding growth arrest and DNA damage-inducible protein GADD45 gamma, with translation MTLEEVRGQDTVPESTARMQGAGKALHELLLSAQRQGCLTAGVYESAKVLNVDPDNVTFCVLAADEEDEGDIALQIHFTLIQAFCCENDIDIVRVGDVQRLAAIVGAGEEAGAPGDLHCILISNPNEDAWKDPALEKLSLFCEESRSVNDWVPSITLPE, from the exons ATGACTCTGGAAGAAGTCCGCGGCCAGGACACAGTTCCGGAAAGCACAGCCAG GATGCAGGGTGCCGGGAAAGCGCTGCACGAGTTGCTGCTGTCGGCGCAGCGTCAGGGCTGCCTCACTGCCGGCGTCTACGAGTCAGCCAAAGTCCTGAACGT GGACCCCGACAATGTGACCTTCTGTGTGCTGGCTGCGGATGAGGAGGACGAGGGCGACATCGCGCTGCAGATCCATTTTACGCTGATCCAGGCTTTCTGCTGCGAGAACGACATCGACATAGTGCGCGTGGGCGATGTGCAGCGGCTGGCGGCTATCGTGGGCGCCGGCGAGGAGGCGGGTGCGCCGGGCGACCTGCACTGCATCCTCATTTCG AACCCCAACGAGGACGCCTGGAAGGATCCCGCCTTGGAGAAGCTCAGCCTGTTTTGCGAGGAGAGCCGCAGCGTTAACGACTGGGTGCCCAGCATCACCCTCCCCGAGTGA